A stretch of the Ictidomys tridecemlineatus isolate mIctTri1 chromosome 5, mIctTri1.hap1, whole genome shotgun sequence genome encodes the following:
- the Rab5if gene encoding GEL complex subunit OPTI isoform X1, with translation MSGGRRKEEPPQPQLANGALKVSVWSKVLRSDAAWEDKVRGGLAKAQDEFLDVIYWFRQIIAVVLGVIWGVLPLRGFLGIAGFCLINAGVLYLYFSNYLQIDEEEYGGTWELTKEGFMTSFALFMVIWIIFYTAIHYD, from the exons ATGAGCGGCGGGCGGCGGAAGGAGGAGCCGCCTCAGCCGCAGCTGGCCAACGGGGCCCTCAAAGTCTCAGTCTGGAGCAAAGTGCTGCGGAGCGACGCGGCCTGGGAGGACAAGGTGCGCGGGGGCCTGGCGAAGGCGCAG GATGAATTTTTAGATGTGATCTACTGGTTCCGACAGATCATCGCTGTGGTGCTGGGTGTCATTTGGGGAGTTTTACCATTGAGAGGTTTCTTGGGAATTGCAGG ATTCTGCCTGATCAATGCAGGAGTCCTGTACCTCTACTTCAGCAACTATCTACAGATCGATGAAGAAGAATATGGTGGCACCTGGGAGCTAACAAAAGAAGGATTTATGACATCTTTTGCCTTGTTCATG GTCATTTGGATCATCTTTTACACTGCCATTCACTATGACTGA
- the Rab5if gene encoding GEL complex subunit OPTI isoform X2, with translation MSGGRRKEEPPQPQLANGALKVSVWSKVLRSDAAWEDKDEFLDVIYWFRQIIAVVLGVIWGVLPLRGFLGIAGFCLINAGVLYLYFSNYLQIDEEEYGGTWELTKEGFMTSFALFMVIWIIFYTAIHYD, from the exons ATGAGCGGCGGGCGGCGGAAGGAGGAGCCGCCTCAGCCGCAGCTGGCCAACGGGGCCCTCAAAGTCTCAGTCTGGAGCAAAGTGCTGCGGAGCGACGCGGCCTGGGAGGACAAG GATGAATTTTTAGATGTGATCTACTGGTTCCGACAGATCATCGCTGTGGTGCTGGGTGTCATTTGGGGAGTTTTACCATTGAGAGGTTTCTTGGGAATTGCAGG ATTCTGCCTGATCAATGCAGGAGTCCTGTACCTCTACTTCAGCAACTATCTACAGATCGATGAAGAAGAATATGGTGGCACCTGGGAGCTAACAAAAGAAGGATTTATGACATCTTTTGCCTTGTTCATG GTCATTTGGATCATCTTTTACACTGCCATTCACTATGACTGA